One segment of Pseudobythopirellula maris DNA contains the following:
- a CDS encoding fumarylacetoacetate hydrolase family protein: MLLYNTSSGPILRDASRYARIDQPWSDLVNKPDLPELLAGQAGRLAEDPALAALAESPLAPLGERQEIWAAGVTYYRSRTARMEESKTAGGGSFYDRVYEAERPEIFFKATPHRTVGPGGSMRLRSDSKWIVPEPELVLVVAHTGKIVGYTIGNDLSCRDIEGENPLYLPQAKTFDRCAAVGPAIYVPQAGSIGNDSSVTMRIERDGAAVFEGETTLDQMKRGHEELVGFLMRDNPHPHGVLLMTGAGIIPPDGFSLASGDVVSIAIDSIGQLCNTME, encoded by the coding sequence ATGCTGCTTTACAACACCTCATCGGGGCCGATCCTGCGCGACGCCTCGCGATACGCCCGCATCGACCAGCCCTGGAGCGACTTGGTCAACAAGCCCGATCTGCCGGAGTTGTTGGCCGGCCAAGCCGGGCGGCTCGCGGAAGACCCGGCTCTCGCTGCGCTGGCCGAATCGCCCCTGGCGCCGCTCGGCGAGCGGCAAGAGATCTGGGCCGCCGGGGTGACTTATTACCGCAGCCGCACCGCGCGGATGGAGGAGTCGAAAACAGCCGGCGGGGGCAGTTTTTACGACCGCGTGTACGAGGCCGAACGCCCCGAGATCTTTTTCAAAGCCACGCCGCACCGCACCGTCGGCCCCGGCGGGTCGATGCGGCTGCGGAGCGATTCAAAATGGATCGTCCCCGAGCCCGAGCTGGTGCTGGTGGTCGCTCACACCGGCAAGATCGTTGGCTACACGATCGGCAACGACCTGAGTTGCCGCGACATCGAGGGCGAGAACCCGCTGTACCTCCCGCAGGCGAAGACCTTCGACCGCTGCGCGGCCGTGGGCCCGGCCATTTATGTTCCGCAGGCCGGTTCAATCGGCAACGACTCGTCGGTTACGATGCGCATCGAGCGCGACGGCGCCGCCGTCTTTGAGGGCGAGACCACCCTCGATCAGATGAAACGGGGGCACGAAGAGCTGGTGGGGTTCTTGATGCGCGACAACCCCCACCCCCACGGCGTGCTGCTCATGACCGGCGCCGGCATCATCCCGCCGGATGGCTTCAGCCTCGCCAGCGGCGATGTCGTGAGCATCGCGATCGATTCGATAGGACAACTTTGCAACACCATGGAGTAG
- a CDS encoding aldehyde dehydrogenase (NADP(+)), translating into MTLVTGKHFVGGQRSAEGTDSFEASNPATGETLDGRFLEAADSEIDRSLALADESFAALQQAPAETIAGLLDKIADGIEAAGDALLARAHAETALPMPRLTGERARTVGQTRRFAAIVREGSWRQARIDRSDPARTPLPKPDVRTMLHAVGPVVVFGASNFPLAISVAGTDTVSALAARCPVVVKAHPAHPGTCEMLAAVIDQAVRDAGLPAGVFSLLHGRSHRVGAALVTHPKASAVAFTGSLKGGRALADAVAARPQPIPIYAEMGSVNPVFVLPSALEQRGDAIAEGYLQSVNLGVGQFCTNPGLLLAAGGPPLDRFLKAAGEKAAAAPAATMLHDGIRSAYQEGVASIRDTPGVEAVGPARAAAGDANQAACSLFTAPLSLLAEHESLAAENFGPSSIVLRCESPDDMLAFAEQMEGSLTATIHGTEQDLQDHAPLVRLLERKAGRLIFNGFPTGIEVCAAMHHGGPYPATTHSGFTSIGNAAIYRFASPVCYQDFPDSALPAELQNANPLGLMRLVDGQPSSAPLPSAG; encoded by the coding sequence ATGACGCTTGTGACCGGTAAGCACTTTGTGGGCGGCCAGCGCTCGGCCGAAGGAACGGATTCGTTCGAGGCGAGCAACCCCGCGACAGGCGAAACGCTCGACGGGCGGTTCTTGGAAGCCGCCGATTCCGAGATCGATCGCTCCCTCGCCCTCGCGGACGAGTCGTTCGCCGCCCTCCAGCAGGCCCCGGCCGAGACGATCGCCGGCCTGCTCGACAAGATCGCCGACGGCATCGAGGCGGCGGGCGACGCCCTGCTCGCCCGCGCCCACGCCGAGACAGCGCTGCCGATGCCCCGCCTCACGGGCGAACGCGCTCGCACCGTGGGCCAGACACGCCGATTCGCCGCGATCGTGCGCGAGGGCTCCTGGCGCCAGGCGCGCATCGACCGCAGCGACCCGGCCCGCACTCCCCTGCCGAAGCCCGACGTCCGCACGATGCTCCACGCCGTCGGCCCGGTGGTGGTGTTCGGCGCGAGCAACTTTCCGCTCGCCATTTCGGTGGCCGGAACCGACACCGTCTCCGCCCTGGCGGCCCGCTGCCCGGTGGTTGTCAAAGCCCACCCGGCTCACCCCGGGACCTGCGAAATGCTAGCCGCCGTCATCGACCAAGCGGTCCGCGACGCCGGCCTGCCGGCGGGGGTGTTCTCCCTGCTGCACGGGCGCTCGCACCGCGTTGGCGCCGCGCTGGTGACCCACCCCAAAGCTTCCGCCGTCGCCTTCACCGGATCGCTCAAAGGCGGGCGGGCGCTGGCCGACGCCGTGGCGGCTCGCCCCCAGCCGATCCCGATCTACGCCGAGATGGGCAGCGTGAACCCGGTGTTCGTGCTCCCCTCGGCCCTCGAGCAGCGCGGCGACGCGATCGCCGAGGGCTACCTGCAGTCGGTCAACCTGGGCGTGGGGCAGTTCTGCACCAACCCCGGGTTGCTGTTGGCGGCCGGCGGCCCTCCGCTGGATCGCTTTCTCAAGGCCGCCGGCGAGAAGGCGGCCGCCGCTCCTGCCGCCACCATGCTGCACGACGGCATCCGCTCGGCGTACCAGGAGGGGGTCGCCTCGATCCGCGACACGCCCGGCGTCGAGGCGGTCGGCCCCGCGCGGGCGGCGGCCGGCGACGCGAACCAAGCGGCCTGCTCGCTGTTCACCGCCCCCCTCTCCCTGCTCGCCGAGCACGAATCGCTCGCGGCCGAAAACTTCGGCCCGAGCTCGATCGTCTTGCGCTGCGAGAGCCCCGATGACATGCTCGCTTTCGCCGAGCAAATGGAGGGGAGCCTCACGGCCACCATCCACGGGACGGAGCAAGACCTGCAAGACCACGCCCCGCTGGTCCGCTTACTCGAACGCAAGGCGGGACGGCTGATCTTCAACGGCTTCCCGACCGGCATCGAAGTCTGCGCCGCCATGCACCACGGCGGCCCCTACCCCGCCACCACCCACAGCGGTTTCACCTCGATCGGCAACGCGGCGATCTACCGTTTCGCCAGCCCCGTCTGCTACCAGGATTTCCCCGACTCGGCCCTGCCCGCCGAGCTGCAGAACGCCAACCCGCTGGGCCTGATGCGCCTGGTCGACGGCCAGCCGAGCTCAGCCCCGCTCCCCTCTGCGGGGTGA
- a CDS encoding Bax inhibitor-1/YccA family protein, with translation MALDQAAANPYVDFGKGVVADAAPNVRATFIRQTYTHLAIAIYGFAALEWFYFKTFNIDALMNQLMGMRYGILGVIGLFIGASLIADRMARSAVSLSKQYLALGIYVLAQSIIFVPLLWFAQDRTLALTQGVEVSLIPAAACSTLIIFAGLTAIAWFSGQDFSFLRAGLSLGGIIIFALIVVSYFFPLQLGVWFSVGMIGFASAYILYDTSNVIRHYAPTQYVAASLALFASVALLFFYVLRLMIALSSRD, from the coding sequence ATGGCGCTTGATCAAGCCGCTGCGAATCCCTACGTCGATTTCGGCAAGGGCGTGGTCGCCGACGCCGCCCCCAACGTGCGGGCGACCTTCATCCGCCAGACTTACACCCACTTGGCGATCGCCATCTACGGCTTCGCCGCCTTGGAGTGGTTCTACTTCAAGACCTTCAACATCGACGCCTTGATGAACCAGCTGATGGGCATGCGGTACGGCATCCTCGGCGTGATCGGCCTGTTCATCGGCGCCTCCTTGATCGCCGACCGCATGGCTCGATCCGCCGTGTCGCTCAGCAAGCAGTACTTGGCTCTCGGCATTTACGTGTTAGCCCAGTCGATCATCTTCGTGCCGCTGCTCTGGTTCGCCCAAGACCGCACGCTCGCACTCACCCAGGGCGTCGAGGTATCGCTGATCCCGGCCGCCGCCTGCAGCACGCTCATCATCTTTGCCGGGTTGACCGCCATCGCCTGGTTCAGCGGCCAAGACTTCTCGTTCCTCCGCGCCGGCCTCTCGCTGGGCGGGATCATCATCTTCGCCCTGATCGTCGTCAGCTACTTCTTCCCGCTCCAACTCGGCGTCTGGTTCAGCGTCGGCATGATCGGCTTCGCCTCGGCCTACATCCTCTACGACACGTCGAACGTCATACGCCATTACGCCCCCACGCAGTACGTCGCCGCGTCGCTGGCCCTGTTCGCCTCGGTCGCGTTGCTGTTCTTCTATGTCTTGCGGCTGATGATCGCCCTCTCCAGTCGCGACTGA
- a CDS encoding M90 family metallopeptidase, with protein MLVTTTSNRLNQRWAWGLSAVVAGVALVLGFFFPWAFLGLLLAPVVYWLLRRRCWRRLAVMGRAFPDAWEAILRSRVVYYGALGDDGRKRFRQMVMVFLDETRITGVRTDVDDTTRVLVAASAIIPVFRFEDWEYSRLGEVLIYPASFDDSYRSDGAEPRGTLGMVGTGHLNGVMILSKPALLTGFDITSDKLNVGVHEFAHLVDGADGSIDGVPPGMPAETYREWITWVGKELGRPEGERSHIRPYGYTNEAEYYAVLTEYFFEAPEVLERKNPELYRLLAKMFRQDSLKLLGGAKGRRKRRLGRNSPCPCESGKKFKHCCLRRATRGAAA; from the coding sequence ATGCTCGTCACCACGACGTCGAATCGTCTGAACCAGCGCTGGGCCTGGGGGCTCTCGGCGGTCGTTGCCGGCGTCGCCTTGGTGCTGGGGTTCTTCTTCCCCTGGGCCTTCTTGGGCTTGCTGCTCGCGCCGGTTGTTTATTGGCTCTTGCGGCGGCGGTGTTGGCGGCGCCTCGCGGTGATGGGGCGGGCGTTTCCGGACGCTTGGGAGGCGATCTTGCGTTCGCGGGTCGTCTACTACGGCGCTCTCGGCGACGACGGCCGCAAGCGGTTCCGCCAGATGGTGATGGTGTTTCTCGACGAGACGCGGATCACCGGCGTGCGGACCGACGTGGACGACACGACGCGGGTTCTGGTGGCGGCCAGCGCGATCATCCCCGTGTTCCGCTTCGAAGATTGGGAGTACTCGCGGCTCGGCGAGGTGCTGATCTACCCCGCCAGCTTCGACGACAGCTACCGCAGCGACGGCGCCGAGCCGCGCGGCACGCTGGGGATGGTCGGCACGGGCCACCTGAACGGGGTGATGATCTTGTCCAAGCCGGCGCTGCTCACCGGCTTCGACATCACGAGCGACAAGCTGAACGTCGGGGTCCACGAGTTCGCCCACCTGGTCGACGGCGCCGACGGCTCGATCGACGGCGTGCCGCCCGGCATGCCGGCCGAGACCTACCGCGAGTGGATCACGTGGGTTGGCAAGGAGCTGGGCCGGCCGGAGGGCGAGCGGTCGCACATCAGGCCGTACGGCTACACGAACGAGGCGGAGTACTACGCGGTGCTGACCGAGTACTTCTTCGAGGCGCCCGAGGTGCTGGAGCGGAAGAACCCGGAGCTCTACCGCCTGCTGGCGAAGATGTTCCGCCAGGACTCCCTCAAGCTCCTGGGGGGCGCCAAGGGGCGGCGCAAGCGGCGGCTCGGTCGCAACAGCCCTTGCCCGTGTGAGAGCGGCAAGAAATTCAAGCATTGCTGCTTGCGCCGCGCCACGCGGGGTGCGGCGGCGTAG
- a CDS encoding tetratricopeptide repeat protein, with protein MASKERKNDLLKDLHQSGRYGELADLCRKRVEKLRAMYGPRHGKVGFALKQLAYTHYLQGDLPRSEESLRAAIEVLGDSGSSKTGLYRACQLDLARVCIFIGKHAETESLLGEVLSAAAALPSASQRLCAGAHFVRSKLQRKEKDFEGAEQSLEMAEIWILQQLGEESRYYASLQHQKGEVYWRQGRFSEAEHALRKSMSAHETILETESADYAMAMSLLGEVLAKRGNREEASESQGRALEILKRVRPAGHSNILQVERLVAEPS; from the coding sequence ATGGCTTCTAAAGAGAGGAAGAATGACCTTCTTAAAGATCTCCACCAGTCGGGGAGATACGGCGAGCTAGCGGACCTGTGCCGAAAAAGGGTCGAGAAGTTGCGCGCGATGTACGGGCCTAGGCACGGGAAGGTCGGGTTTGCCCTCAAGCAATTGGCCTACACGCACTACTTGCAGGGCGATTTGCCTCGCAGCGAAGAATCGTTGCGTGCTGCTATCGAAGTTCTGGGTGATTCTGGTAGCTCCAAGACGGGACTGTACCGTGCATGCCAATTGGACCTGGCGCGTGTTTGCATCTTTATTGGAAAACACGCCGAGACAGAGTCGCTGCTCGGGGAGGTCTTGAGTGCAGCGGCTGCTCTTCCATCAGCGAGTCAGCGGCTTTGCGCGGGGGCACACTTTGTCCGTTCCAAGTTGCAAAGGAAGGAAAAGGATTTCGAAGGCGCCGAGCAGTCCCTGGAAATGGCGGAAATATGGATCTTGCAGCAGCTTGGCGAAGAGAGCCGCTACTACGCCTCACTCCAGCACCAGAAGGGCGAGGTCTACTGGCGACAAGGCCGGTTTTCAGAAGCCGAGCACGCGCTGCGCAAGTCGATGTCAGCCCACGAGACGATTCTCGAGACGGAATCAGCTGACTACGCCATGGCCATGAGTCTTTTGGGGGAGGTGTTAGCCAAACGCGGTAATCGCGAGGAGGCGTCGGAGAGCCAGGGTCGTGCGCTTGAAATCCTAAAGCGTGTGCGGCCAGCTGGGCACAGCAATATCCTGCAAGTTGAGCGTTTGGTGGCCGAACCTAGCTAA
- the sucD gene encoding succinate--CoA ligase subunit alpha — MSILVNKETRLICQGMTGKAGEFHSRNCIEYGTQLVAGVTPGKGGQTVLDRPVYNSVQEAVDQHGANASMIFVPPPFTAAAILEAVDAGIEVICAITEGVPVMDMVRVWDKIKDKPVRLIGPNCPGVITPEECKIGIMPGYIHKKGPVGLISRSGTLTYEGVWQLTNLGLGQSTCVGIGGDPVNGTSFIDCLKLFQEDGDTEAILMMGEIGGTAEEEAAAYIKEHVTKPVAAFIAGRTAPPGKRMGHAGAIISGGKGTAEDKIAALESAGIEVAESPADMGAALKRAMGK, encoded by the coding sequence GAGACCCGCCTCATCTGCCAGGGCATGACCGGCAAGGCGGGCGAGTTCCACTCGCGCAACTGCATCGAGTACGGCACCCAGTTGGTCGCCGGCGTCACGCCCGGCAAGGGGGGCCAGACAGTCCTCGACCGGCCGGTCTACAACTCCGTGCAAGAGGCGGTCGACCAGCACGGCGCCAACGCGTCGATGATCTTCGTCCCGCCGCCGTTCACCGCCGCCGCCATCCTCGAGGCGGTCGACGCCGGCATCGAAGTGATCTGCGCCATCACCGAGGGCGTTCCGGTGATGGACATGGTCCGCGTCTGGGACAAGATCAAGGACAAGCCGGTCCGCCTGATCGGCCCCAACTGCCCCGGCGTCATTACGCCCGAAGAGTGCAAGATCGGCATCATGCCGGGCTACATCCACAAGAAGGGCCCGGTCGGCCTCATCAGCCGCAGCGGCACGCTCACTTACGAGGGCGTCTGGCAGCTCACGAACCTGGGACTCGGCCAGTCGACCTGTGTCGGCATCGGTGGCGACCCCGTGAACGGCACGTCGTTCATCGACTGCCTCAAGCTGTTCCAAGAGGATGGCGATACCGAGGCGATCCTCATGATGGGCGAGATCGGCGGCACCGCCGAAGAAGAGGCCGCCGCGTACATCAAGGAGCACGTCACCAAGCCGGTCGCCGCGTTCATCGCCGGCCGCACGGCGCCCCCCGGCAAGCGGATGGGCCACGCCGGCGCCATCATCTCCGGCGGCAAGGGGACGGCCGAGGACAAGATCGCCGCGCTCGAATCGGCCGGCATCGAAGTGGCCGAGAGCCCGGCCGACATGGGCGCCGCGCTGAAGCGGGCCATGGGCAAGTGA